The nucleotide sequence CGTCAAAAACGGCGCGGGCCAGTGGGTTGACCGCTCTGAAGAGATGGGTTGCGCAAAAAAGCACTGCACAGCTCCTATTCCACGCGATGCGCGAGTCCACAAACTTTGCAAAGTAACGGGGAATATCATTCCCGATGAAGAAGCGGGCGAACGCGTGAAAGCTCGTCGTGCAGTGATGAACTCTGCGGGTGAGGTTCGCACTATTGCTGAAATGCAAGCACAGGGGCACGAGTTCGATGCGAAGGGTGGGTTGATCAAAAAGACTCAGACTCCGCAAGTATCGGCGCCACAAACGCCACAGACACCGCAAGTTATCTCTTAAAAAGGCAAAGCCCGCGCGAGCGGGCTTTAGTATTTGACCTTTAAAATTCTGCGCATCTCTTTGCGTGAATAAACGTAATCCAAATAGACCATAGTGTTTTTGATACTCCGATGCCCGAGCAAAATCTGCACTAGCTTGATGTCTCTTGTGGATTCGAAAACTCGAATTGCAAGCGTGTGTCTGAGGGCATGGAAGCGTTTTTTTACCGGGCGATATAGTCGCCAGATTCTATTTAAGATTGTATAGCAGAAAGGAAAGATCCGGTCCTCGGGGCTTTTGCAGGCCTTTTTTGCATAGCTGTAAAGTTCAAAGAAGTACCACGGAGGCAAGGGAATCTCACGGTCATTGGAACCTTTAAGGCCGTATATCAAAACAGT is from Bdellovibrio bacteriovorus and encodes:
- a CDS encoding tyrosine-type recombinase/integrase; amino-acid sequence: MVVETEKTPRKQKPWAITKEKFLSASEYGKLRAHVRRRKSRYAILLKLFMFTAARANEGLAVRLKDLDADHKTVLIYGLKGSNDREIPLPPWYFFELYSYAKKACKSPEDRIFPFCYTILNRIWRLYRPVKKRFHALRHTLAIRVFESTRDIKLVQILLGHRSIKNTMVYLDYVYSRKEMRRILKVKY